A single genomic interval of Chloroflexota bacterium harbors:
- a CDS encoding 4Fe-4S binding protein: MSFFKNLFGLTPAPATFEGDRRVISDPMRCVQCGVCGYNCPVGIMVRDYARIGQMVDDPNCVQCGQCIDACPRGTLRWNTQNEPQLAAMIMAESELTR; the protein is encoded by the coding sequence ATGAGCTTCTTTAAAAATCTCTTTGGACTGACCCCGGCCCCGGCAACGTTTGAAGGCGACCGGCGAGTGATCTCCGATCCCATGCGATGTGTGCAGTGCGGCGTGTGCGGCTACAACTGCCCGGTGGGCATCATGGTGCGCGATTACGCCCGCATCGGCCAGATGGTGGACGACCCCAACTGCGTGCAGTGCGGCCAGTGCATTGACGCCTGCCCGCGCGGCACCCTGCGCTGGAACACGCAAAACGAACCGCAACTGGCTGCCATGATCATGGCCGAAAGCGAGTTGACCCGATGA